A genomic stretch from Diprion similis isolate iyDipSimi1 chromosome 1, iyDipSimi1.1, whole genome shotgun sequence includes:
- the LOC124410619 gene encoding probable helicase with zinc finger domain gives MICSPSKCDEVMFVQNILPNFSKLVETRWFTSDNPESVMSDAVENVVVFVDGNLNLRFCSKCTHHVWTFEVLTIGKSLENVSLMLDNHREHFTILSVKSASGNSGLCNGQEWFKASAALPGLDLNYSSTNRYKITIGFKTDRYGTYRQTVIFGFGGYPVLAKQVSVDCIPIADVPRIEEARRIILSQNVRKWTKSNSLIVAFESPFVPAKDIKEVNLTKAYPFPDETNFYLTHDTLTEESLTPTNYRGRMHELVSIEELARHEQVARYNIVTQLRLCQYYIVAPDADCATTAKYAPSGELFAQLPLGREISEDSKSGRLLLRGCNRVLFKPVDWERSDNQPQIVFEAHIEDKCNRIIYLRLSKHCIETLQLQPDTDVTVQVQFQLNRLPYCEWHRSIDRVIDTSLIFPTVSEDTVIPWDSKEYWSAQFDQKLNVKQKQAVMAMIAPINIILPPILLVGPFGTGKTYTLAQGIRMILNKGPEHKVLLCTHSNSAADLYVKDFFDAWYKETMDIRMKPLRIYYKGRFRNTVHPVVQEYCLMDENGRFREPTKDDVLRCGLIIATLATSSCLASLDCGLTHIIVDEAAQAMECEALTALTLARSTTRLILAGDQMQLAPELYSDLANERGLGLSLLERICNLYPPIFPCKILLCQNYRAHSTIIGLTSELFYSGQVVGCGKHLAHPIFNPLTFFSVQGQDIQGMHSTGFYNDAEAFEVTDRIAELKSCWPTEQWGPYGEGAIGVVAHYAEQVSRIRMELRKRKLFDISVERVMNVQGKQFRAVFISTVRTRNSCQYSTDVNIRDFGFLSNPRLLNTSITRAKCLVAIIGDPVALLTIGSCQRVWEKFFSAATLYGIDYVTLRRYVDNLPQTPQSAPLNPLAKEFIPRSPQPRYQVEYVPIPVPYPVIYCNSNNTQPTTKKNSSLDLIQK, from the exons ATGATTTGTTCACCGAGTAAGTGCGACGAGGTTATGTTCGTCCAGAATATATTGCCAAACTTTTCGAAGCTCGTGGAGACGCGATGGTTCACCTCGGACAATCCGGAGTCTGTGATGTCCGACGCGGTCGAAAACGTCGTCGTTTTCGTCGACGGTAATCTGAACCTAAGATTTTGCTCCAAATGCACCCATCATGTCTGGACGTTTGAGGTACTGACGATAGGCAAGTCTCTGGAGAACGTTTCGCTGATGCTCGACAACCATCGAGAGCACTTTACCATTCTATCGGTGAAAAGCGCCAGTGGTAACAGCGGTTTATGCAACGGGCAAGAGTGGTTTAAGGCCTCAGCCGCGCTCCCCGGCTTGGATCTCAACTACTCGAGCACCAACCGCTACAAAATAACCATCGGATTTAAGACAGACCGTTACGGCACGTACAGACAGACCGTTATATTCGGATTCGGTGGCTATCCGGTTCTGGCTAAGCAGGTTTCGGTCGATTGCATTCCCATCGCCGACGTACCGCGCATCGAGGAAGCCAGGAGAATAATTCTTAGCCAGAACGTGCGCAAGTGGACTAAAAGCAACTCCCTGATAGTCGCCTTTGAATCACCCTTTGTCCCAGCCAAAGACATCAAGGAAGTAAATCTGACCAAGGCCTATCCCTTTCCGGACGAAACTAACTTCTATCTCACCCACGACACACTCACCGAAGAATCTCTCACTCCTACAAACTATCGTGGACGCATGCACGAACTTGTCTCCATTGAAGAACTGGCCAGACACGAACAAGTCGCCAGGTACAACATTGTTACCCAGCTAAGACTCTGCCAGTATTACATCGTCGCCCCTGACGCCGACTGCGCCACTACTGCTAAATATGCTCCATCGGGTGAACTCTTTGCTCAG CTGCCGCTTGGCCGAGAGATATCCGAGGATTCGAAAAGCGGCCGATTGTTGCTTAGGGGTTGCAATAGAGTGTTATTCAAGCCAGTTGATTGGGAGAGAAGTGACAACCAGCCGCAAATAGTCTTTGAAGCGCACATCGAAGACAAATGCAATCGAATAATTTACTTGAGGTTGTCAAAGCATTGCATAGAAACGCTTCAGCTTCAGCCAGACACGGATGTTACGGTTCAAGTACAATTCCAGCTAAATCGATTGCCGTATTGCGAGTGGCATAGATCCATAGATCGTGTTATCGATACCAGCCTGATTTTCCCAACCGTATCGGAGGACACCGTCATACCCTGGGACTCGAAAGAGTACTGGAGCGCTCAGTTTGACCAGAAATTAAACGTCAAACAGAAGCAAGCCGTCATGGCTATGATTGCCCCCATTAACATCATCCTACCGCCGATTCTGCTTGTCGGACCCTTTGGAACTGGTAAAACTTACACACTAGCCCAAGGAATACGCATGATTTTGAATAAGGGCCCTGAACACAAGGTATTGCTTTGCACGCACAGCAACAGTGCCGCGGATTTATATGTTAAGGACTTCTTTGACGCATGGTACAAAGAAACAATGGACATCCGGATGAAACCTCTTCGAATCTATTACAAAGGACGATTTAGAAACACG GTACACCCAGTAGTCCAGGAATATTGTCTGATGGATGAAAATGGCCGGTTTCGAGAGCCCACAAAGGACGATGTTCTTAGATGCGGTTTGATTATCGCTACGCTTGCAACGTCTAGCTGTCTGGCAAGTCTGGATTGCGGTCTGACACACATAATAGTGGATGAGGCTGCGCAAGCTATGGAATGCGAGGCATTGACTGCCCTGACGCTGGCTAGAAGTACAACTCGTTTGATATTAGCTGGGGACCAAATGCAATTGGCGCCTGAGTTGTACAGCGATCTTGCCAATGAACGAGGACTGGGACTTAGTCTGCTAGAGAGGATTTGCAATCTTTATCCTCCGATCTTCCCCTGCAAAATTTTACTATGTCAAAACTACAGGGCTCACTCTACAATCATCGGACTAACTTCTGAGCTTTTCTATTCTGGCCAGGTTGTTGGCTGTGGGAAACACTTGGCACACCCGATTTTCAATCCTTTAACATTCTTCAGTGTTCAAGGCCAAGATATTCAG GGAATGCATTCGACTGGATTTTACAACGATGCGGAGGCGTTTGAGGTGACGGATCGAATAGCAGAATTGAAGAGTTGTTGGCCGACGGAGCAGTGGGGACCTTACGGAGAAGGGGCAATAGGGGTTGTAGCGCATTACGCAGAGCAAGTGTCAAGGATCCGTATGGAGTTGCGTAAACGTAAGCTATTTGATATTTCGGTGGAACGAGTTATGAATGTACAGGGAAAACAGTTTCGAGCTGTATTTATAAGCACAGTTAGGACGCGCAATAGTTGTCAGTATTCAACCGATGTGAATATTAGAGACTTCGGTTTTTTGAGTAATCCGAGACTCCTGAATACTTCTATCACTCGGGCGAAGTGTCTCGTAGCCATAATAGGAGATCCCGTGGCACTGCTGACCATAGGATCTTGCCAAAGAGTTtgggaaaagtttttctccgCAGCAACATTGTACGGCATTGATTATGTCACTCTTAGAAGGTACGTTGACAATTTACCGCAAACACCGCAATCTGCACCTTTGAATCCTTTAGCTAAAGAATTTATACCAAGGAGTCCGCAGCCTCGTTATCAAGTAGAGTATGTACCTATACCGGTACCATATCCAGTGATTTATTGTAATTCAAATAACACGCAACCGACGACTAAGAAAAATTCGTCGTTAGACCTAATACAAAAATAG